The following proteins come from a genomic window of Sorghum bicolor cultivar BTx623 chromosome 3, Sorghum_bicolor_NCBIv3, whole genome shotgun sequence:
- the LOC8084333 gene encoding lachrymatory-factor synthase — translation MTMAPEPSAGGAAPPVASRVWEWEGKVASAVAEATADEAWALLSDFLAFHRWHPRVAVCRLASGTPRAPGCVRYCEGTTTAGAGSDPADWAHETLLEHDDERRFFRYEMNDNNMGFGLFFATLRVVPAAAGVGCELRWEFECEPVRGTPREALVARLQAGLDGMAARVRDHVLAARAGAGAAAPAVVAAGLEAAGELVVVKLDSSIAAV, via the coding sequence ATGACAATGGCACCTGAGCCCTCAGCCGGCGGAGCGGCACCGCCGGTCGCTAGTAGGGTGTGGGAGTGGGAAGGCAAGGTGGCGTCGGCGGTGGCCGAGGCGACGGCGGACGAGGCGTGGGCGCTGCTGTCGGACTTCCTGGCGTTCCACCGGTGGCACCCGCGCGTGGCCGTGTGCCGGCTGGCGTCCGGCACCCCGCGCGCGCCCGGCTGCGTCCGCTACTGCGAGGGCACCAccaccgccggcgccggcagcgACCCCGCCGACTGGGCGCACGAGACGCTGCTGGAGCACGACGACGAGCGCCGGTTCTTCCGGTACGAGATGAACGACAACAACATGGGCTTCGGCCTCTTCTTCGCCACGCTCCGCGTCGTCCCGGCCGCCGCGGGCGTCGGGTGCGAGCTGCGGTGGGAGTTCGAGTGCGAGCCCGTGCGCGGCACGCCCAGGGAGGCGCTCGTCGCGCGCCTGCAGGCCGGACTCGACGGCATGGCGGCGCGCGTGCGTGACCACGTCCTGGCTGCGCGCGCCggtgccggcgccgccgcccctGCTGTGGTCGCCGCGGGGCTGGAGGCCGCCGGTGAGCTCGTCGTCGTCAAGCTCGACAGCTCCATCGCCGCCGTCTGA
- the LOC8084332 gene encoding lecithin-cholesterol acyltransferase-like 1, translating into MASHLHRLLLLFLPSLLLFRRGPPPPPPTTPSPSAAVYPVVLVPGNTCSQLEARLTDAYEPPPESPQCGARERGRWFRLWRNATAMDDPAVKPCIVDQFRVVYDPAARDFRNVPGVETRVIGFGSTADFLADTQANKDLCLGTLVEALQQAGYRDGETLFGAPYDFRQAPAAPGQPCRAFARFTRRLRKLVERASRENGGRPVVLVSHSQGGYFALEFLNRSPPSWRRKFVKHYVMASTGAGGFLLGMRNLVSAPDQAVEAPDALVALPSPTVFGAGTPPLVVTRERNYTAGDMSEFLTAIGVPPLGVTLYETRALPVQLGFRAPVVPTTCINGIGVSTMRQLVYWDGNFSETPEVVYGDGDGLLPSASILALDTVIGGDPRQEYYKSIKLAASHAGVVSDAAALKRVVDEILWSNPM; encoded by the exons ATGGCCTcacacctccaccgcctgctgctgctcttCCTCCCTTCGCTCCTCCTCTTCCGCCGCGgcccgcccccgccgccgccgactaCGCCCAGTCCCAGCGCCGCCGTGTACCCTGTCGTGCTGGTGCCGGGGAACACCTGCAGCCAGCTGGAGGCGCGCCTCACGGACGCGTACGAACCACCGCCGGAGTCGCCGCAGTGCGGCGCGCGGGAGCGCGGCCGGTGGTTCCGGCTGTGGAGGAACGCCACGGCCATGGACGACCCCGCCGTCAAGCCGTGCATCGTCGACCAGTTCCGCGTCGTCTACGACCCCGCCGCCCGCGACTTCCGCAACGTGCCGGGCGTGGAGACCCGCGTCATTGGCTTCGGCTCCACCGCTGACTTCCTCGCCGACACCCAAGCCAACAA AGACCTCTGCTTGGGGACGCTCGTCGAGGCGCTGCAGCAGGCCGGGTACCGCGACGGCGAGACGCTCTTCGGCGCGCCGTACGACTTCCGGCAAGCTCCGGCCGCGCCGGGGCAGCCGTGCCGCGCCTTCGCGCGGTTCACCCGGCGGCTGAGGAAGCTCGTGGAGCGCGCGAGCAGGGAGAACGGTGGCAGGCCCGTCGTCCTCGTGTCGCACAGCCAGGGCGGCTACTTCGCGCTGGAGTTCCTGAACCGGAGCCCGCCGTCGTGGCGCCGCAAGTTCGTCAAGCACTACGTCATGGCGTCCACGGGCGCCGGCGGGTTCCTGCTCGGCATGCGGAACCTCGTGTCCGCGCCCGACCAAGCGGTGGAAGCCCCCGACGCGCTCGTGGCGCTGCCGTCGCCGACGGTGTTCGGCGCCGGCACGCCGCCGCTGGTCGTCACGCGGGAGAGGAACTACACGGCGGGCGACATGTCGGAGTTTTTGACGGCGATCGGGGTGCCCCCGCTCGGGGTGACGCTGTACGAGACGCGGGCGCTCCCGGTGCAGCTCGGCTTCCGAGCGCCGGTGGTGCCGACGACTTGCATCAACGGCATCGGCGTGTCCACGATGAGGCAACTGGTGTACTGGGACGGCAACTTCAGCGAGACGCCGGAGGTGGtgtacggcgacggcgacggcttgTTACCGTCGGCGAGCATACTGGCCCTCGACACGGTGATCGGCGGTGACCCGAGGCAGGAGTACTACAAGTCTATCAAGCTTGCCGCGTCTCACGCCGGCGTTGTCTCAGATGCTGCGGCCTTGAAGCGTGTCGTCGATGAGATTCTTTGGAGCAATCCGATGTGA